DNA from Musa acuminata AAA Group cultivar baxijiao chromosome BXJ1-5, Cavendish_Baxijiao_AAA, whole genome shotgun sequence:
ATGCCTCCGGGTCCCTCGACACGGCATGGAGGCAGACCGACAAAAAATCCACCGCGTATCCGTTCCCCTTGTCCGTGTCGCTCAACCAAATCACCCTCCTACGAACCAATAAATCAACAATAATCTATTTCCATCAAACTCACACAAGAGAGGCTACAGAAAAGGAAAGAataagagcgagagagagagagagagagagagagagagagagattggggcCACACACCGAGTGGTGATGTAGAGTGTTCCGGGGGAATCCGGAGGTCGAGACCCGAGCGCGATGGCGACGCCACGCTCGACGAGCATCAGCTCCTCGCCAGCGTCGGAGTCCAGTCGGGGACCGCCGTTCTCGTCGCCGACGCGGTCATCGAAGTGCTGCAACCCTAAAACCATGGCGGTGTCTTCCGGCCTCTCACTATTGGAGTGCGAGAAGGATGGCTGCGCCGCCGCTTTTCAATCTTTTGGTTTGGGAATCAAATTCCAAAAAAATCCCTCGCTTTTACCTTTTTCTCAACTCTCGCGTCGTTATTTAGGAATTATTTTTAGTAACTCTACATTTTACACTttttaaagattaaaaataataaataatatattaattcttctaaaaaaattattctcttCTCAATAatttatctataaatatatatatatatatttccaaatATCATTTTTGTCCTTAAAAACTCAACTCTTATTTTTGTATGAAATTTTTGACTTTTTATGTTGCCTCAATCGTCGTCCTTTTCATTTTAAGAACGATTTCGATTTCTCCCATTGACAAGAGATGATCATCTCATTCTCTCCAATTTTCTTCGTTGTCTTATTCACTCATCTTATTTTCTATTataattttgattctttcaaTAAAGGATTCCTTATCGTCTTTCTTTGCTTTTCCTTGTGATGAATATTATTATACTTAATTACATAttcatattataaatatattaaatttgaatataaattatatttaaaatttatataaaataaaaaaatgatttattaTTTAGACGTAGTTACTCATTAATGGTCAAAGTTTACGGTGAATTAATAGAATTAATAGTATTACACTCATAAACGAATATCATTGAAcccatttttataaaaaatatacataAATTCACACAAAAAGTATAACGCTATTGATATAGTTATGTTGTTGCTCCTCTATGGTGAAAGTATAAGATAAAATAGATAATATTTTTACCAATTGCACTCGTTTTCAGAATCATACTAAAATAGTTCTATCTTTGAATATAATTTTCCTTAAGTTTACACGAAAACATAAACAAATATTGAATTGTTATTTGGATTTTATTACCTCTATGGTGAAAGTGTGAGGTATAATTGAATTGAGTATTGCTGCACTAATTTTCGAATAATGTTGAAATACATCAAATATgtacataaatatatttaaattcatgtaaaaaaatatcaaatgctATTCTACAAAAaagctttatttttttattaccaTGTTTTCTAACTCTCTTATAAATTTAACATTtctcattgattttttttttaaagcatccAACCATATTTTGCTTTTATGGCCCTCACGCTCCTAAAAAAATTGTTTCTAGAATTCCTTGTTAAATATTTTCAATAGTTATttcatattttattatttctatattgATCTAATTATTTGAcctcttattatttttattatatattttttaggttCATGGAAATCAATTAAATATATGAAGATGGTGTGAAGAATAAGAATACTATTTTAGATTAAATTTTAAAGGaggagaggagaaagaaagatgataatttccaacatatttatTATCGCTATTTCCCAAAACACCCTCTCGCATTCCATATATTTCTGATACAACAAAAGGATCAGTGTTGACTGAGTCAACAATGAATGCATACGACACCAATACAACAAAAGGATGTCTGTGTGTCGtccccatctcctcctcctctcgcccACATCTCTGTCCACGAACTCCCCCATAGATCCCCAGGGGCCCATCAGTCCCGTCCCTTCCTCATCCTGTCCGCCACGTGGATTGCAGCGCTCGTCGTAGACTCGCAGTGCTACACAAAGCTCTGAGCTCTGTGAAGTAGAACAATCGGAGAATTGGAGTACCGATAGAGACGATCGTCATCTTCTTCCTCGCCCATTTCACACGTAAAGTTAGGCACAGGATTACCGTGAAGCATGACGATGATCGTTGCAATGGGATGAATTGGCGGAGCATTCTGACGTTATCGGAGGTTTTATGCAGCAGATAAGGACAGGGGAGGTGGCGAAAGCGGCGATCCACCCACCTCTCTTCCGTAGATGAAAAATCTAGACACGGAAAAGCCAGACACCACACGTGTCTCAACTCAAGGCCGGTGGGTGGCGGATAGGCGGTTGCTATTTCCTCCGCCCCATCCCCTCCACACACTTCTCTCCCTCACGGAGTTGACTCAAGTGGATCGTGAGAGAGGGACGCGATCGGGAACCCCTTATAAAGCCAAAGGAAGAGCACGGTCACGAGAGCGTCACGGGAAAGATTGCTCTTTAATTTCCCTTTTTGGGTGGAAAACGAAGGGAGGAAGGTGATACGTGAACAGGATGGCCAGTGGTAGGTGGTTCGGGTGGAGAAATAAGAGTGGCGGAGGCAAAGGGAAGGAGGAGACGAGGAAGGCGGTAGTGTTGGATGGGTCGGATATAAAGAAGCTGGTGGAGGACGAGGCGACGTTCAGCGGATTCGTGGAGAGCAAGTTCCGGGAGTTGGACGTCGACGGCGATGGCAGGCTCTCCGTGAAGGAGCTCCAGCCGGCCGTGAGCGATATTGGCGCCGCGATCGGGCTTCCGGCACCGGGCAGCTCCCCCAAATCTGACCACATCTACTCTGAGGTGAGCCCCTTCTCTCTGTAGGTTACTTGGTTCCTCTTTTCCTGTTCTTTTCCTCATCACTCCCCCAGTTAGTGTCTTGGGGAAGAAGATGAGGCCGAGTTGGCAGATTGGGTTGCAAGGTTAACCTATCAGACTGTGCAGTATAACATTGATCTCCTTGGTAGAATTTTAACCATGCATTACTGACCATGGAATGTGGAAACGGAGTGAGGGCAGAACATGGAGCACCAGAGTGGCAGAAAGATTCAACAGCTCCATAGGGTGCACAGTCAACTTGGTAATGATGTCATGCTTTGCTTCATACTGTCATGGATTTCAGTAGAGTGATTGAGCTTGAGACTGGTTATAGAAACTTTCTATTCAGTAATATTGTTTGAGGCTGACAAGTTAAGCTGCAAAGTAAGCCAGATTATGAATTTCTTTGGTTGATAAGTAAAAGACTGAGATAAGACTAAGAGGAGTCTCAGATGGCTTACTTTGGTTTTGGCAGGCAACTTAATGAGCTTAAGCTTTTTAGATTGCGTTCGGGAGTGTTTTTTTGGCACTAATTAGATCATGAGTTGAACTTTAGAGACAGACATTCTAAAATTGCCTCTTAAAATAGGATTATACCTAAGATGCAGTTTTGTgtccctataaaggaagatcatgCTGAAGTCTCCTACTCCTACTAGGATTAGGCTTGACATACGTATATCATGATCATCGGAAGAAGCAATATAACCTACAATAGCAGCAATTCTTACATATTCTAAAGCATCAAAAGTGATTCCTTTATTGGCTTCAAAGATGAATTTTGAGTACTAAAAAATCATTTAATATCATTTTTCTATGTGATCAGAGCAGTTATTTTAACTAAACCTTGTAGTAAAATGTAGCATTTCTTTCTTGTATATTTATTTAGTGTTGGTATGCAGTGTTTTGTAATTAAAGGTTAGCAATGATGCCACAAAGGTTGTTCTTTTGCAACTTTAGTGAGAAGGAGACTCATGCACACCATTTTTCTTTCTAGTATGTAATGGTTTATTATAATACACTAGAATGACAGCCGAAGTCATTAGCACACTACTTACGAACTGCTCAGGGAATTTCTTGAGGAGATAAACTTGGGAGTCTGTTTAGATGACATCTTGATGATGTAAAAAACTGGGAGAGTGATGTGTATAGCACAATACACTAACGCCATTTTTAGTTGTAAAAATGATAGTCTCTATGTTTGAATTATGAGGGTTACCATAATTTTCTCTAGTTTAAAGATAAAAGGTGAATTAACTGATATAAAGACACAATTGCTTGATTGAAGAATGAGCGATGAACAGGTTTCTAGGCTCTCCTCCATTTGGTCTATAACATTTTTCAAACTTATATTTAACTTTTGCGGATTTATCTTTGATTGATTTGTTGTCATTATATGAAGGTCTTGAGTGAGTTCACTCATGGTAAGCAAGAAGAAGTAAGCAAATCTGAGTTCAAGGAGGTACTCTCAGACATTCTTTTGGGCATGGCAGCTGGGCTTAACAGGGACCCCATAGTTATCCTCAGGATCGATGGCGAAGATCTAAAGGAGTTTGTTGAGAGCCCTCTGTTCGAAACAGAGGCAATTTCGATGTTCTCAGGGATGGAATCAGCCCATGCCTCCTTGAGAAAGTGTTTGACTACTGCTCTCCAACAGTTGACTGTCGAACATGGAATGCCACCTGCTTCAGACTCCTGGGTAATTCTAGTTTTGATATAATCATCATATgcatgatatattttatatggTGAATT
Protein-coding regions in this window:
- the LOC135673000 gene encoding uncharacterized protein LOC135673000 isoform X1, which gives rise to MASGRWFGWRNKSGGGKGKEETRKAVVLDGSDIKKLVEDEATFSGFVESKFRELDVDGDGRLSVKELQPAVSDIGAAIGLPAPGSSPKSDHIYSEVLSEFTHGKQEEVSKSEFKEVLSDILLGMAAGLNRDPIVILRIDGEDLKEFVESPLFETEAISMFSGMESAHASLRKCLTTALQQLTVEHGMPPASDSWVITNIVEPSFQSFSSDLLEQPASQDILENFKKLLGNVIRRLQEHPVIVAHSENTFDGSGIKRLLSNKFELDKLLDSVWRDLPKDHNQQTSKEYLRIALDRMAASASLPPYSAVDRVDVIINEAIGMVKGDDGKIVEEAGFKRTLTEILGSIMLQLEGNPVFVSTNSVVHEPLAASSTVLPSTSILTEANE